One part of the Phragmites australis chromosome 3, lpPhrAust1.1, whole genome shotgun sequence genome encodes these proteins:
- the LOC133912657 gene encoding FCS-Like Zinc finger 13-like produces MVEQARTMERMIDVPQWKAGGSDGLPSPTSPLERTAAPSPRGWRHRDAVGGVGLGILAALEAQPAASARVSAPISIARRAARLEVSELGCSGRCATSLCGGGPASTPANPGASFRVAEFLSCCDMCRRPLDGKDIFMYRGERAFCSMECRYHAIVCDEFQEEKERNRRAGASSSEAPRKAAAEMAGSPCNGGGQIFFTGIVAA; encoded by the coding sequence ATGGTGGAGCAGGCGAGGACCATGGAGCGCATGATCGACGTCCCTCAGTGGAAGGCCGGCGGGTCCgacggcctcccgtcgccgacGAGCCCGCTGGAACGCACGGCCGCGCCGTCGCCCCGCGGGTGGCGCCACCGCGACGCCGTCGGAGGGGTCGGGCTCGGCATCCTCGCGGCCCTCGAGGCGCAGCCCGCTGCCTCGGCGAGGGTGTCCGCGCCCATCTCCAtcgcgcgccgcgccgcgcggcTCGAGGTGTCGGAGCTCGGATGCAGCGGGCGGTGCGCCACCAGCCTCTGCGGCGGCGGCCCAGCCTCCACCCCAGCCAACCCTGGCGCGTCGTTCCGCGTGGCTGAGTTTTTGTCGTGCTGCGACATGTGCCGGCGTCCGCTGGACGGGAAGGACATCTTCATGTACCGAGGGGAGCGGGCCTTCTGCAGTATGGAATGCCGGTACCACGCCATCGTGTGCGACGAGTTCCAGGAGGAGAAGGAGCGGAATCGCCGcgccggcgcctcctcctccgaggCCCCCAGGAAGGCCGCAGCGGAGATGGCCGGGTCGCCCTGCAACGGCGGCGGCCAGATCTTCTTCACTGGCATCGTTGCCGCCTGA